The sequence below is a genomic window from Lolium perenne isolate Kyuss_39 chromosome 4, Kyuss_2.0, whole genome shotgun sequence.
TTCATTCGTTAAGAAAGCTTAGCTGCCTATATACCAACATTTAACAAGGCTTAAGCCTGTGCATACATGTTTTTACCTTGAGGGCCTCCAAGGAATTACTAAGAGCCTCTTTTATTTGGAGTTGGTACTTCCGCATATATCTAATTACTATTCTGATCAATTAAATCATGATGGTGAAGTTTGTAAGAAAGTCGTGTTAACAAACCTATCAAAATGTCAAGTGGCAGGAGCTTAAAAGGTTCTCTCTCAGGGCTGTTTAGAAGAGAAGCATTCCCTGGTAAAGTTTTTGTATCTAAATCAAATTTTAAATTGAACTAAATACAGAAACTAGAATGGTGTTTCTTGGTAAAATTTTGGTACCTAATAAATTTTAactaaatacagaaactttgttGAGAAATACTCCACTTCCAAACTGTCCGTCAGCAAGAAAAATTATTCTTAACTCAGGCTGAGCAGTAGGACTACTGGCAGCTTGAGCGTGGTGTTCTTATTTGTCAATTAGTAATTGGTATATCATATGTTCAATCAATTGTCTTGAAcatcaacttttttttttttcagGTGGACCGAAAGTACAAGCATTATTTCCATCAAATGCAAATGGTAGTCTCATCTTTTGATATGGTTGCTGGGCCTGGAGCTGCCAAACCTTACACTGCAGTTGCCCTTCAGACAATATCACGGCATTTCCGATGTCTGAAGGATGCTATCAACGACCAGGTCAATGTTATCCGGAAGAAACTTGGCGAGGAGGAAAATTCATCTGGCAAAGAAGGCAAATTAACTCGCCTCCGTTACATTGATCAACAGTTAAGGCAACAGCGAGCTTTCCAGCAGTATGGTGTGTTACAGCAAAATGCTTGGAGGCCACAGAGGGGACTGCCTGAAAACTCAGTTTCAATTCTCCGTGCTTGGTTGTTTGAACACTTCCTTCACCCGTATGTTTCTTATTTCTTATATGCTTATCTCCACTTGCCCCTTTTTGATCTTTTTCTGATGACACGGTCATTTTTTCAGGTATCCAAAAGATTCAGAAAAGCTAATGCTAGCTAGGCAAACTGGTTTAACAAGAAGTCAGGTATTTTATCATCTTACCAAGATATGTGTTACATTTATCACAATTAACTTTGTTACTGATCATCTGTATATCGGTGCAAATGTTAAACCATACCACAAGGTTGTTGCCTATCTATCTCCATACCCTGCAAATAGGCGATCTTAAATTTACCAAGTTCTGCTCTATCAGTAATAACTTGTAAATAGACCATGCACTAAAGAATATTGGATATTTGGTTTTGAGTCTGTGTGTGTGCAAATGATTTCTGAAGGACTTTGCGTTCTGTTAAATGAATCTAGTTTGCTGAACTTACTTAATATTCTGCATTGTCCTAGATTTCGAACTGGTTCATAAATGCCCGTGTCCGCCTCTGGAAGCCGATGATCGAAGACATGTATAAAGAAGAGACTGGGGAGGCAGAGCTGGAGTCCAACTCCTCCTCTGACAATAAACCAAGAAGTAAGGACAAAGTGGTATCTTGTGAAGAAAAGGAAGATCTGAAATGCTCCATGAGTCAGGCTTACCAAACCAGCGAATCCAAAGCCAACATTGGGATGGTGGGTTTCACTGGAGCCCCGGCCAGCTTCCACAATGAGGCGAACTCCGATGATGGCTTCATGAACCTGCTGTTGAAAGACCAAAGACCGGGCGAGGCAGATGGCGACCTCCTCCATGATGCGACTGCACATCATGCCGATGAGAGCGCCCGGTTCATGGCCTACCATTTGGCAGAGCTTGGGGGATACCGGAACAGCAACGTGTCATTGACGCTAGGATTGCAGCACACCGAGAACAGCCTTTCAGCTCCAAACACTCATCAGCCAGGTTTCACCGCTGTGGAAGAGGACATGTACAACACCACAGCTCCTCCCAGTATCACCGCTGCCTCCTCAGACTATGAGTCGATGAACCAATTAGATCAACGGCAACAGTTTGAACCGCCGCCTCTACTGCATGATTTTGTGGCCTAAATTAAATGCTCATCGGTAAAGATTGGGTGGAGGAGCATCTGTAATCTGTAGGGTCATGTTAAGATGCCTGAAAAAACATGGAAATTATAGCTGTAGTCACATTCCGTACAAAAGAGGGGGTATAGCATGAAATGTAATATAAAGTTTTAGGTGGTGGGGGTAAATGATCTTGTAAAGATGAATGGAATGCATTATACATTTATACGTGTAAAAGATTATGACTGAAGAATAACCATCTTGTAAAAAAAATCTGCAACGAATACTTCtggtcagtttttttttttttgaacagtaaGAGGGGTCAAGAAGATCCTGGTGGAGCTTCATTCATAAAACATGTGGCACGTACAAATTGCAAAGAGGCCCTTTACATAACTCGCCCTAAAAAACCTAGTATTTGAAGAAAAGGCCTTCACCTTTATAGAAAGCACCCTAGTAGAAAAAAGGAAAAATCAATCGAGTATAGGGGTGCCTCCGCCACCGGTCGCCGGTGTTCTCCAGGCGTTTCCGCAAAGGACAAAGAGTAGATTGCTCGATGGCTCTCTCCTGACGAAGAAACCCAACCGTCAACCACTTCTAGGATTCCAGGGATGAACCACTTGGCTTCCTAGAGGCGTTGAGCTCTAGCGATGGATCCAACAACAGGTCTCCACGATGGAGGTTGAAGAAGGGCCGCAAAGATCACGACGATGGCGTCGTGTGTTCCGTTCGAGAGAATCAGGCAAACCTAGGTCCTAAACACCTCTGAAGCTGATGACGATTGAAGCAGCACGAAGCAACATAGGCATGGTCCTCCTCGCCACCACTGTTAGagtaatatgcttgttgtattaccagggggccaaaggccacaatatatagtacatgtacatgtggaaatatgcaggaagccccctaacatatggggaaactacaatatacagatatatacatctaacccccccccccccctcaaactcatggtggatccacaacactgagtttggagagtaagaaatcatgctgcgctcgagtctgtgccttcgtaaagaaatccgccaactgcaaatctgaaggcacataatgaaccgcaacaacatcatccagCACGTgagcacgtgtgtaaaaagcatcaacaccaatatgcttggccagctcatgcttgaccggatcacgtgcaatactgatagcacctgtactgtcagacaaaagtggagtgggtgtcgtaacagagaccccaaaatctgtaagcaaccaccgtaaccaagtcacctcagcaatcaacaaagccatagcccgcaactcagcctcaacactcgacccGGAAACTGCGACCTGTGtcgtcgtcttccaagcaacacgcgaaccaccaagaaacacacagtaagcagaaagtgaacgacgatccgtaggatcactcgcccacgtagcatccgaatagcactggagctggagagagctggaacggggaaagaaaaggcgacgagtgatcgtgccacgaaggtaacgtagaacacggaggagatgactatagtgaacagtggtaggagctgagacaaccGACTCGTAATATGAACAGGGATAAGAAATATCAGACGAGTGACaagaagataaacaagactcccaacaagatggcgataacggtgGGAtcgggaagaggatcaccatcgtaggacgaagcttaacattaagctccataggagtatcgaccgtgcgctcatccccaagagcggcacgagcaagaagatcccgaATGTACTTTTcccgagagatagaaaagccatcgaaATGGAGGAAatctcaatgccaagaaaatagcgaagaggaccaagatcagtcataagaaatctgatcacgaagacgagccttgacgaaggcaatatactcgGATCATCACCaagaatgatcatatcatcaacataaagaagaagaagagtacgtccacgaggagaagtgtgaacgaaaagtctTTGGATCAAGACGACTAGGAGAGAAACccgcagcagtcaccacagaagcgaagcgctcaaaccaggcacgaggggcctgtttgagaccagaGCGAGaccgtcgaagacgacaaaccatcccatcgggaacagaatacctgtggaggaggctgcatgtaaacctcctcactcaactcgccattaagaaaagcattacgaacatcaagctgggagacagaccagcggcgaacagaagcaacagcaagaagggtacgcacagtagtcatatgagccacaggggcaaaagtctcatcatagtcacgcccgtgctcctgctgaaagccacgagccacaagacgcgctttatagcgctcaagagatccatcagagcgagtcttaattttatagacccacttacacgtgataggacgaacaccagaagggggagaaacaagatcccaagtgccagtgcgctcaagcgcagcgatctcctcagccatggcaagctgccattcaggatgacgctcagcatcccgataagaagtcggctcggaaacgacagagagaccatactgactaggagagtaacgagttggagcacgacgctgacgcacaggccgtgaagggggaagctcatctgcagaagacaagtcatcagaagaagaggaagaagggacagcatcggaaggagccgaagccggagaacgaggagtactaggtggactagacgaacgagaggatggcgccgaggGGGGCGCATCAGAAGTCGGAGGGATGGGAGGAGGaacagcagggggtgcatccggaaaaagaagaaaagagatatcatccaccgggtaagtacccgaggtggggcgaggatagaagggacgcgtctcatcaaacgtgacgtcacgagagatgcgcatccgacgaccaacggggtcccaacagcgatagcccttatgctcatcaatgtatccgagaaaaacacactcaacagactgagcggttaGTTTGGTGCGTTCAcgaggaggcagaaggacatagcagacgcaaccaaatgaacggagagtcgagtagtctggagaaacaccagagagacgctcgagaggaatgccaccctgtagagcagcggaaggctgaatgttaatgaggtgggccgacgtagcaacagcctcagcccagaaatgtggcggaagagaagaagaaatcatcatagcacgggtggtctcaagaagatgacgatgcttacgctcggcgacgccattttgagcatgcgcgccgggacaagaaaactgagcgagggtgccctcctcagcaaggacaccacgaaggtgctgggagatatactcaccagcagaatcagcacggaacacgcgaatggatgaggaatactgagtgcggaccatggccgcaaaacgctgataaatagagagcacctcactgcgagagtgcatgaaaaacacccaggtgtaccgtgaaaaatcatcaatgaataagatatagtatcgatggccccctttcgaagcgaagggagccggaccccaaacatctgaatggactaaatcgaacggtcgctgCGAGCAggacacactagtaggataaggaagctgaatctgtttgcctaacctacagccCCCGACGgtaacgacccatctccagagacagaccccagaaggccacgatgaaccaaagacgacaggcgagagtcacaaaggtgaccaagacgatgatgccactgctgaaaagagccggtgacagaggcaacaaccggaggagaactggcagatggaGTGGCAGTGGAAGGAACACTGGCCGCctaactcccaaagccccggagacttacggctacgagggccagctccaaccagggcctgtgtgcgatgatcctgaaccgcacaagactcagcgtcaagaatgacgcgacaaccagaatcggtgagctggctagcagagaaaaggttcatctgaaggcgaggaacatgagaaacatcagggacagaaaaagagggagtagaaagggtacctctactagaaacaggaatagaggtaccatcagccgtgacaacacggacaggagaaataagagaccgaagagcagacagaatagaagactcagaggtcatatgaaaggaagctccagaatccagataccacggggacgtacTCGATCGTGTAGAAACCGGTGGTCGCAGAGTGCCgaagagccgatccacagaaccagcgccggcgaggaagagtccgtagtagcgagcagaccacgaagacccccGAGAATGTCCCGATCGAGAGTGCAACCGCAGAAGATCTGAAGAGCCGGCCTGCGACGATCCTGGAACTCGCCGACGTAAATCGGGATCCCGCGTCCAAcaggtggaggaagtgtggccaaccttgccacagtaggtgcaatgaggacgagggcggagactcggaccgcgaggctgctgacgtaaactggaatcccaagcatcaagcaggcggtgaagctgcgctatctcatgcgcagagaggggcgcgactggagaggtcgaggtacaatcaggtgccgacgaggagctatcagccacacgcacagaggccaccaaagggggcgacggagagcaacacgccgatgaagacagagtcggcaaagcgcggtcataaccacgtgaagaggccgcaaaagtcgatgtagagcggcgggccaacgtagacgaagtcggcgaagcgcgggcagagccacATGAAGAGGCCACaaaagtcggcgaagcgcgggcagagtcgcgtgaagaggccgcaaaagtcgatgtagagcggcgagccgacgtagacgaagtcggggaagcgcgggcagagccgcgtgaagaggctgCAAACGGCGATGAAGAATGGCTAGCCGTCATACACGGAGGCAGCGGACAAATACCAAGTACCGAAGGGAGACCCAAAGAGAAGGCGGGATCAGCGGAAGAAGACATAGCTGACGacagtagttttttttttttttgctttttttttttgcctttttttttcgggATTAAGTCAACGAGCGGAGATCGGAGATCAAGTCAGTCGGGGCAGCAGGGGAAGCAGAGGGTCTGGCGACTTGGCGACGACCTGGCGGGAGCGGGCGACCTGGGCGACGACCTGGTGGGATTGGGAGCGGGCGACCTGGGCGATCGAGGACTCGCGGGATCGAGTCGAGGGACAGGCGACTCGATGGGAGAGCGGGGAGATCGAGGCCTCACGCGGGAGCAGGGAGAGGCCTCTGGCGGGTCGCACGGGATCGGGAGCAAGCGGCGGCCTCACGCGGGCAAGGCGGCCTCACGCGGGAGCAGGCGGCAGCCTCACGCGGGCGTACGGATCGAGCGGAGCCGCAGTTCGGACGAGATCGACGCGCAGGGAAGATCGGCCGGGGCGTCGGGCAGATGAGCGGAGAGAGAAACTAGATCGGCCGGAACAAGCTTGAACGTCGGCCGTACGgactagaggaggaggaggaggatcaatttttgctctgataccatgttagagtaatatgcttgttgtattaccagggggccaaaggccacaatatatagtacatgtacaggtggaaatatgcaggaagccccctaacatatggggaaactacaatatacagatatatacatctaacaaccACGACAGGCTAGGAAAAACTGCATCTCAGAACTTCTTTGCTCCGACCAGCATCGATGAACAAGACCTCCTGCCCGCAGCTAGGGATGACGCGCTGCAGCTTCTCTgcccctcgccaccatggccggtCGGGAGACAAACGGAAGCACACCTCGCCACGCCGCCTTGCCTCCACAGCCGGACGGGAGCACCTCAACCTCGTGGCGTCCTTGTAGACGAAGGTGACCCACCAGAATACGATCTTATTCGAAGGAGCGGCGCCGCTCTCCAACGCCATCCACTCCGACAAGTGGAGCAAGATGACGAAGAGAAGGAACCCTAACCAGAGATCCGTTCCAAGCTATGGGCATGGAGCCCAAACTTGGCATACAGCCGAAACCACAACACCTACAACTACACATCCTACACCTAACTACTCTGGCACCGCTCCTGAACCAACTCCGGACGGCTATTCCGGCGGAGGGGCCAAAAGATTGGCCCGGCCTTCTAGAGGAAACGGGGCCGAGTACTGCAACTCCTTGAGAGAGGATAAGGGGAAAAGTCCTGCTCTGTAGTTCAATATTGTTCAGCCGGTTTACCAAAACAGAAATCAGGTAAACTACTGCAAATGTATTACAAGTCTTCGGTCTTTTTATTTGGTTATATTACTTCAGTAGGGGaccgttttttgtttttgttttgaacAAGGATCCATGGTCTAGAAGTTGGGGACCGTTAAGTCCTCTGTATCTTTCAGAAGGAGCTGAGGCATGAAGTACACAGATTGTTGATGCAAAAGTCAAAACAACAAACGGTCAggtgtagttttttttttttggcgctTGTAGAAGTTGTAGTCCAAATTTTCTTCTGGCTTGATGTTACTGTGTTGAGTACCAGCTGTTGTTTGACTTGtagtttttatttttcttaacaATTCACTTGCAGCAACATGACTCCAAGCATGCTGCTCTGTCTACATGTGAAAATGGCTTGTCAGGCAACCTGGTCATTTTCATGGCAATTGTTTTTTTGTAGGCAGCGTCAGTGGGCAGCCGGGGACCGGGCAATATCTGTATTCGTACGACTAAATGCGCCCTGCTGCTGCTGCCCTGTGGGCCCGGAACATATTCtgatatgtttcttgtttttaaaggGCAAtcagttctttttttttttgaaagtgtGGTGCTTGTATTACGAATCAGAGTTAACAGTATCCTTACAATCACGTTTGGTTAGTTCTTCCACACACGGAGGCACTGAACCAATAAACACAACATCACTCCCCACACCACGTCCTAACATCATGAAGGGCAATCAGTTTTCTATTgtcttagtgacatatttcatttGGAAAAGTTCTTTCTCAGCTTTAGATATTAGTGTCATATACTCCATGAGATGAACATGAACGATTATACAATAGGGATCTCTCTCTCCTTCTTGCCTTCATGATTTTCTCCCACAGAAATAAGAACAACAGTGCAAGCGAAATTAACATCTTCTGTACAGGCATATTTCTTTTGCCGCGAGGCATCAATTGATCACAAACATACACCATTGCTTGATGCAATACCCAAAGTACGTTAGCGCGACATGGATTTACGCACAAACTTCATCATACAACATGGATTTATCACAAGATGAAACATCAAAATTATAATATGCATCATGTCTAGTTTACAACATTAATTGTAGTAAGGACAAAAGAAATGTACTTGTGCAACAGAACAAATTAACTAATCCCAACAATGCAACGCGAACAGCACAGGTATACAACTACCATAAATTCCCAAATTACCgaaatcttcaaaagaaaaaatcTCTAGGTCTAAAAATCCCACAACAA
It includes:
- the LOC127293458 gene encoding BEL1-like homeodomain protein 7, with the translated sequence MSNYYSSPGDDSQTMYSPDTGNASYPVSSSLGNLLYSNNASSGPYTEFSGIMQSQQNFMELAGHPSEIPQHSSTSLTEQRSFGPIKDMRNEMLMHFMDAAAAHSGGGNVIHNDAHSSAQLEFGLLNNHDSASVPSAPGQGLSLSLNTHILAPSYPYWSPKQDLLATQSYQGDDNRMKNMQSEASQAIRNSKYLKAAQELLDEIVSVWKNIKQNAQKNKVEPEKVDGKEADGVSKSEASNPLESTANAEAEISAVEKQELQNKMAKLLAMLDEVDRKYKHYFHQMQMVVSSFDMVAGPGAAKPYTAVALQTISRHFRCLKDAINDQVNVIRKKLGEEENSSGKEGKLTRLRYIDQQLRQQRAFQQYGVLQQNAWRPQRGLPENSVSILRAWLFEHFLHPYPKDSEKLMLARQTGLTRSQISNWFINARVRLWKPMIEDMYKEETGEAELESNSSSDNKPRSKDKVVSCEEKEDLKCSMSQAYQTSESKANIGMVGFTGAPASFHNEANSDDGFMNLLLKDQRPGEADGDLLHDATAHHADESARFMAYHLAELGGYRNSNVSLTLGLQHTENSLSAPNTHQPGFTAVEEDMYNTTAPPSITAASSDYESMNQLDQRQQFEPPPLLHDFVA